The following coding sequences lie in one Saccopteryx bilineata isolate mSacBil1 chromosome 5, mSacBil1_pri_phased_curated, whole genome shotgun sequence genomic window:
- the SOWAHB gene encoding ankyrin repeat domain-containing protein SOWAHB yields MAGELSQEALLDFLCQAGGRVTNAALLSHFKSFLRDPDASPSQHQRRRELFKGFVNSVAAVRQDPDGTKYVVLKKRFRDLLGEEGLQRPRDPPAAAVPARGVASSSPQGARRAETQQQQQQPPRRRRHEKKQEEEPAGAAAPAADPGCNGLPAGGAREAAREGGGRKRSSGHRAPVSAAAAAAAQVGAKCAAAEAQGRRCWECVQNGLAGLPGEPLPGALPDPATAGEEPAPAPAARDDRGSPRRDPEGAPAEAVQVPAVRLSPATTVEATGSWASLPAPLSRPPPADPPELSTPGDLRYSTLQQQQRTREWVASHPHIPEPRDQGPIRSWSVLPDNFPLELGVWVPGPNSAPLDPPLPIVPESWPVDPPLTVFRSIRSQLSLQELGDFVDQESHSSEESSSGPKESPGGSEEGVRGALGNPKWRKLWNSTGGLSPKEGSSGRSAQSLRNRGDGHTSQQVPREANGLAGHPQEPLPWPTPKLRRSLRRSSQAERAKFSSSDEECLEEDLLKRSRRPPRSRRPSKAGTVSSPRVDAALTPKPADIKAAVAERGRLHSLWAPGRQEPVALIQHRPSEHKSSLVPLDAREHEWIVRLATGSWIQMLTLFSEDPQLALHKDFLTGYTALHWIAKHGDLRALQDLVSGAQKAGIVLDVNVKSGCGYTPLHLAAIHGHQGVIKLLVQRLSSRVNVRDSSGKKPWQYLTSNTSGEIWQLLGAPRGKPIFPVYSLVQSSSPTRKAKSWEISRNITRKTSLAALLKSQHNKWKLANQYEKFPTPREREEYSD; encoded by the coding sequence ATGGCCGGGGAGCTGAGCCAGGAGGCACTACTAGACTTTCTGTGCCAGGCCGGGGGCCGAGTGACCAACGCCGCCTTACTGAGCCACTTCAAGAGCTTTCTCCGGGACCCGGACGCGTCCCCCAGCCAGCACCAGCGCCGCCGCGAGCTCTTCAAGGGCTTTGTCAACTCGGTCGCCGCAGTGCGCCAGGACCCCGACGGCACCAAGTACGTGGTACTCAAGAAGAGGTTCAGGGACCTcttgggggaggaggggctgcAGCGACCCCGCGACCCGCCCGCGGCCGCGGTCCCAGCGCGGGGAGTTGCGTCCTCCTCCCCGCAAGGCGCGCGCCGAGCGGAgacgcagcagcagcagcagcagccgcctAGGCGGCGGCGCCACGAGAAGAAACAGGAGGAGGAGCCAGCAGGTGCTGCAGCCCCAGCGGCCGATCCAGGTTGCAATGGACTCCCAGCCGGCGGCGCCCGGGAGGCGGCCCGGGAAGGCGGCGGGCGGAAACGCAGTTCTGGCCACCGGGCGCCGGTGTCCGCGGCGGCCGCGGCAGCCGCACAGGTTGGAGCCAAGTGCGCGGCGGCGGAGGCGCAGGGCCGCCGCTGCTGGGAATGTGTCCAGAACGGCCTTGCGGGGCTCCCGGGCGAGCCACTGCCCGGCGCACTCCCCGACCCCGCCACCGCCGGGGAGGAGCCTGCGCCGGCTCCGGCCGCCCGAGATGACCGCGGGTCTCCCCGGCGGGATCCGGAAGGCGCTCCCGCTGAGGCCGTGCAGGTGCCTGCAGTGCGTCTCTCGCCTGCTACAACCGTCGAGGCTACTGGAAGCTGGGCTTCCCTGCCTGCCCCCCTGTCCCGCCCTCCTCCCGCAGACCCGCCAGAGCTGTCGACGCCGGGCGATCTGCGTTATTCCACGCTGCAGCAGCAACAGCGCACTCGAGAATGGGTAGCCAGCCACCCCCACATACCCGAGCCCCGGGACCAGGGCCCCATCCGATCCTGGTCAGTGCTGCCGGACAACTTCCCCTTGGAGCTGGGCGTCTGGGTCCCGGGACCAAACTCGGCGCCTTTAGATCCCCCTCTTCCTATTGTTCCGGAATCTTGGCCCGTGGACCCTCCATTGACAGTCTTTCGTAGCATTCGTTCTCAACTGTCCCTCCAAGAACTGGGTGACTTTGTGGACCAGGAGAGCCACAGCAGTGAGGAGAGCAGCAGTGGGCCCAAAGAGTCCCCTGGGGGTTCTGAAGAGGGGGTGCGCGGTGCCCTGGGAAACCCAAAGTGGAGAAAGCTCTGGAATTCAACTGGTGGCCTTTCTCCAAAGGAGGGCAGCTCTGGCAGGAGCGCTCAGAGCCTCAGAAACAGAGGGGATGGTCATACCTCTCAGCAGGTCCCAAGAGAGGCCAATGGCCTTGCAGGCCACCCCCAGGAGCCCTTGCCCTGGCCAACTCCCAAGTTAAGGAGATCCCTCAGGAGGAGCTCTCAGGCAGAGAGAGCCAAGTTCTCCTCCTCCGATGAGGAGTGTCTTGAGGAGGACTTGCTAAAAAGGAGTAGGCGCCCACCGCGGTCCAGGAGACCCTCCAAGGCAGGTACAGTGTCCAGCCCCAGGGTGGATGCTGCTTTGACCCCCAAACCTGCAGACATTAAGGCTGCTGTTGCTGAGAGGGGTCGGCTGCACAGCTTGTGGGCCCCAGGTAGGCAGGAGCCTGTAGCCTTGATCCAGCACAGACCTTCTGAGCACAAGTCATCTCTGGTCCCCCTAGATGCCAGGGAGCATGAATGGATTGTGAGGCTTGCCACTGGCTCTTGGATTCAGATGTTGACTTTGTTCTCAGAGGATCCCCAACTGGCTTTGCACAAGGACTTCTTAACTGGATACACAGCTTTGCACTGGATAGCCAAACATGGTGACCTCAGGGCCCTTCAAGACTTGGTCTCGGGTGCCCAGAAAGCAGGGATTGTTCTTGATGTAAATGTGAAGTCTGGTTGTGGATATACCCCTCTGCACCTTGCAGCCATTCATGGCCACCAGGGAGTCATAAAATTGCTAGTGCAAAGGTTGTCTTCTAGGGTGAATGTCCGGGACAGCAGTGGGAAGAAGCCGTGGCAGTATCTGACCAGTAATACCTCTGGGGAAATATGGCAGCTTCTGGGAGCCCCTC